CCGTGCGCTCCCCCGCCGCCGTGCTCGATGAGGCCAGCCGCGAGAGCCTGCACGCGATCCTCGACGAGCTGGCGCTGCCGTCGGTCGCGGTCGGGGCGCGCTGATGGACACGGCTGCGGCGACGGGACGACGCCGATGACCGAGCCGCCGCGTCTCGTCGCCGCAGCCGAGGCCCGACCCGACGTCGTCGGTTTCGGCGAGGCGATGGTGCTCCTCCAGCCGCCCGCCGCCGAGACGCTCGATGAGGCCGCTGCGCTGGAGGTGCACTCGGCGGGAGCCGAGCTGAACGCCTGTGCCGCCATCACCGCCCTCGGCCGCCGAGCCACGCTGGTGACCCGGCTGGGCGACGACGCGTTCGGCCGCCGGATTCGGCGGGCGGCCGGGCACCGGGGAGTCGGGCTGGCCTGCGAGACCGACCCGACCAGGCCGACCGGCGTCTTCGTGAAGGACGTGCGGCCGGACGGCGCCCGGCGAGTGAGCTACTACCGGGCGGGTTCGGCGGCGTCGGCGATGGACGAGGGCGACGCGGAGCGGGGACTACTGCTCCGGCCGCGCGCCGTCCTCGTCTCCGGACTCACCGCCGCGCTGGGACCGGGGCCTGCCCGGCTGGTCGAGCACATCGGTCGGCACGCCGCCGACCACGGATCGGCGCTGGTCCTGGACGTCAACCTGCGCCCGGCCCTCGGCCGTCTCGACTCGACCGTGCGTCTCCTGCTGGCGATGCTGTCCCGCGTCGACCTGCTGGTCCTGGGCACGGACGAGTCCGAACCGCTGTTCGGCACCTCGGACCCCGCCGAGATCGTCCGCCGGGCACGCCAGGCCGGCGTCCGGGAGGTCGTGGTCAAGGCGGGCGAGCAGGGCTGCTGGTGGACCGACGCCGACGGCGAGAGCAGGCCGATGCGGAGTCTCGCGGCCCGCGTCGTCGATCCGGTCGGCGCCGGGGACGCCTTCACCGGCGGCTATCTCACCGCCCGGCTCGCGGGCGCGGACACCCGACAGGCCGCCGCGCTGGGCTCTCGGCTGGCGGCGGGCGTGCTGGCCGACGTCGGCGACACCACCGGGCTGCCGCGCCGCGCGGAGGGCGTCCGACTGCTCGCGGCGGCAGTGGCCGACTCCGCAGGGGCCGGGGTCGCGGCTCCCTTCGGCGTCGGCCGATCGCGTGCCGACTGAGCCGAGCCGGACGATTCGGCGAAATCGGATTGTTCGCTTTTCGGCGGAGCACGGTACCGTTCTTCGTCGGCGATTCGGCGCACTTCATCGATTCCGGAGCCGGGGCGCGGAAAACGAACCGCAGTGCCGATGTTGAAATGCAGATCATGTTCCGTGGCACTACAGCGATTCTCCACGCCGGACCGGCAGAATCGGCGCTACTCGACCAATGGAGGTCCGAGTTTCACACGAGGAGCAGCCGTCATGCGACGAATCATCATGGTGATCGCGGCGACGATCATGGCTTCGGGTCTCGCGGGGGCGGGGGTCGCCCACGCCGGATCGGATCGGCACACCACGGGGTCCGTCGAGCAGGCCGTCGTGCAGGAAGTATCGAAACAGGACGTCGGCGTGCTCGCCGTCGCACAGAACGGTCTCTGCGAGGTGGGCGAGGTCTGCCTGTTCTACAACGCGGGCTGCTCCGGCTCGTTGGCGGACTTCAGCTCCTTCATCCCGGACTTCGCCGGATACCGGTTCCTCTCGCCGGGTTCTGGTCAGGGCCAGGCAGTGAAGAACAATGCGGCGTCGGCGCGTAACCGGGATGCCGTCTGGATCGCCAGGATTCACTACAACGAGAACTACGGGAGCGTCTACGACGACGTGCTCCCCGGCAACGCGTCCAGCTGCCGGAACCTCGTGAACACGCTGAACGACAACGCCTCGCTCGCCTGGCGTCAGTAGCCGCCATCGGATCGTCCGACCCGCCGGACGATCGGGGAGCGCCGCCGACGTGCACACCGTCGGCGGCGTCTTCCTGTGTCGACAACGTGTTGTTCGGCGAGCCCGCCGACGAATCGGCGCATCATCCCGGATCGGCATGCCCGCGCCGGCGGACCGGGACGCACCGATCGCAATCGGATCCGGAATTCCCATCTGCGGTCGGATCTTCGATCCTGCGATGCGAGATCCCCCGACGCGGGAGCGGGTGCTTCCACCTCGGCTCGCGCTCGAATGAGAACGGCATCGAATCCGATCGACCGGCCGGT
The Actinoalloteichus fjordicus DNA segment above includes these coding regions:
- a CDS encoding sugar kinase; protein product: MTEPPRLVAAAEARPDVVGFGEAMVLLQPPAAETLDEAAALEVHSAGAELNACAAITALGRRATLVTRLGDDAFGRRIRRAAGHRGVGLACETDPTRPTGVFVKDVRPDGARRVSYYRAGSAASAMDEGDAERGLLLRPRAVLVSGLTAALGPGPARLVEHIGRHAADHGSALVLDVNLRPALGRLDSTVRLLLAMLSRVDLLVLGTDESEPLFGTSDPAEIVRRARQAGVREVVVKAGEQGCWWTDADGESRPMRSLAARVVDPVGAGDAFTGGYLTARLAGADTRQAAALGSRLAAGVLADVGDTTGLPRRAEGVRLLAAAVADSAGAGVAAPFGVGRSRAD
- a CDS encoding peptidase inhibitor family I36 protein, producing MRRIIMVIAATIMASGLAGAGVAHAGSDRHTTGSVEQAVVQEVSKQDVGVLAVAQNGLCEVGEVCLFYNAGCSGSLADFSSFIPDFAGYRFLSPGSGQGQAVKNNAASARNRDAVWIARIHYNENYGSVYDDVLPGNASSCRNLVNTLNDNASLAWRQ